Within Vibrio campbellii CAIM 519 = NBRC 15631 = ATCC 25920, the genomic segment AGGCTTTGACCCAGCTCTTCGAAAACGCGTCCAAACCTTTGTCAAATTCTAGGTGTTCAACGAACATTTTGAAGATACGACCGTCTAGCGCGGCGGTAAAATCCGTTTTCTTAGGAAAATGGTGGCTAATACCTGTACGCGATACACCAGTCTGTTGACTTAACGTGGTGTAAGACATTTTGTCATAACCAAGTCTTAGAAGCTGATCAACAACGGCATCCATGATCTTCTGGATAGTGATTTCGGTATCTTCTTTACTACGCTTTGGCATATTTTAAGCTCTTCTCTTTGTAAATCCATCTAACTCACATTTAATGAGGCCAGAATGAAATCATCCTCAGAATTATGTACTGTATGTCCTTGACATGAAAATTAAGGCAGCAATCATAACTAAACCGCACTGCGTAACGTGCAATTTACAGTGGTATTTATGTCAATACTGATGAACCAAAATATGGCGAAAAGTCCACTCCATCAAAACCTTACGCCATTTTATCCATCCAAACTATTTACAGACTAAGAATGATAATTATGTAAAAATAATTAATCCGGAAATAGTCTTATAAATTAACCACTAGTTCAACTAACCTGACAAAAATCTCACGAATATCTAGGTTAATTGATTTTAAATATTGATACATATCACACTAATTTTATTAAGGAAGTTCTAATAAATTTAATTAACCCCTCATTAACAACATAACATACCGTGCCTTTTTTATCCAAAATCATTCATTTTTGTAGATAGAGATCAAATACCTGATAGAATACCCACAGTATTTACAAGAGGATTCGTTATGAGTGTCGAATTAGAACAAAACCAAGTATGTGAAGCTTGCGGATGCGCTGGTGAAATGGGTTTTATCATCAAAGAAGGTGACGATGTTGCCGACGTAACGATTTTCGCAGAGACTAAAGCAGCACTAGAAGCTGAGTTGGCGAAATACATCGAAATGGCAACAGCAGTAAGTGCCAGCGTTGAATACAACGTTTCTGAACTAACAGAAGAATCGAAAGAGCTAACAGCTCGATTCAAGTTTGAAGTAAGTGCTGAAAAGCTAATCTTTGAACTTAAGACTCGCTCTCTAGCGCGTTAATCACAACATTTCATCGGTAGGTCTATATTTTACCGTTAGATAGGTAAAGCGAGCACACGGCTCGCTTTTTTGATCTCTGATGAACCGGTCTATTTCTGGTCCTGTTGAAACACAACCCACTTCAGTGAACCGTTGGTTTCAAAATCATTCTCATCAGTACACATCAGTAGTACACCCTCAACATTCAGCACAGAGCCTGTTGTGTATGCTTTGTCATCGTAGTAACAAACACGCTGCCCTAGTTTACCATCTGCAACGACTAACGCTTTGGTATCTGGCGTGCTGTAAGATTTCGCCATTACTACGCTTGAAAACACCAACGCTGCACTTGCTGCCAAAAATGATATCGATTTTAAGTTCATGAATATTTCCCTCAATCAAGACCTCATAACTTAACAAAGAAGCATCGCAAGTTCTTGGCAGCATCTCATATTCTTGTTAAGTGACGATGTAGCGGCTAACGGCGCTTTACGTTATCCTTTTCCAGACTTTATCAACGGTTGTAATGGTTATGCGCATTCTCCCCTTCTTACTCGCTCTGACAACGTTTTCTAGTACCACTACTGCCTATGAGCTTGATTACTACGCCAAGTTTGGTCATACCGACAACTACGGCAATATCGACCTACGGAATAAACCCTATACGACCATCCCTGATGGCTTAGTCGTTAAAGGCAACCTCAATATTTCCCAGACGCCGATAACCAAACTTCCAAAAGGGCTTGACGTACAAGGCAGCCTTGAGGCCACCAACAGCGCGCTTAAAACGGTAAGACCTGGCATTAAAATTAAAGGCTATGCGAACTTACTCGGCAGTAAAATTGAGCGCTGGCCACGCGGTGTCAAGCTGGGTGGCTACTTGAACCTCACGGATACGCCGTTAACGAGCTTGCCAGCGAAACTGAGAGTAAAAGGCGACTTGAGCGTTATCCGTACGCCGCTAACGGAGCTACCTGAAGGTTTAGTGGTGGATGGTAACCTCTATATCGGAGGTTCAAAGCTAACGACATTTCCCGATACCATGACAGTGAGAGGCAATATTTTCTTAGGGGGAAATAAAGTGACAAAGTGGCCAACAAACTTGACCTTAGGTGGTGCTGTTGCACCGTAGAGAGGGATGTTTCCAAAAACGCTTAAGTCAATGAAAGGAAGAAGGTCTAATGAGAGGAACGAGTTCAGAATCTAACAATAACACGCCTGAGATAGATTCCGTTTGAGCCTCGTTCCTCGCAATTTAATGTCCATTACCTTTCAAGCAATGGACATGACAAGATTACTCTTGATTGTTTACTGGATTAGCATAGCTAGC encodes:
- a CDS encoding TetR/AcrR family transcriptional regulator — translated: MPKRSKEDTEITIQKIMDAVVDQLLRLGYDKMSYTTLSQQTGVSRTGISHHFPKKTDFTAALDGRIFKMFVEHLEFDKGLDAFSKSWVKALEDTEFLAILRLLFHHIVTSESAHEFAANGIDRLYKMAESQFGAGSDKELEWLIGRSLIQMSK
- a CDS encoding YfcZ/YiiS family protein, with amino-acid sequence MSVELEQNQVCEACGCAGEMGFIIKEGDDVADVTIFAETKAALEAELAKYIEMATAVSASVEYNVSELTEESKELTARFKFEVSAEKLIFELKTRSLAR
- a CDS encoding YnjH family protein, which encodes MNLKSISFLAASAALVFSSVVMAKSYSTPDTKALVVADGKLGQRVCYYDDKAYTTGSVLNVEGVLLMCTDENDFETNGSLKWVVFQQDQK